The Paenibacillus sp. RUD330 genome has a segment encoding these proteins:
- the gyrA gene encoding DNA gyrase subunit A, which yields MAEEQRSQIKDRDIGTEMRESFMDYAMSIIVSRALPDVRDGLKPVHRRILFAMSELGMAPDKPYKKSARIVGEVIGKYHPHGDSAVYESMVRMAQDFSMRYMLVDGHGNFGSIDGDMAAAMRYTEARLSKIAMELLRDLNKDTVDYNPNYDGEEREPAVLPARFPNLLVNGVSGIAVGMATNIPPHNLREVIDGVQALIRNPDITSVELMDYVKGPDFPTAGFVMGHSGIRQAYTTGRGSVTMRARAEIEENGGKARIVVHELPYQVNKARLVEKIAELVREKKIEGITDLRDESDRNGMRVVIELRRDVNPSVTLNNLYKHTQMQSTFGINMLALVNGEPRTLTLRDMLYHYLQHQMVVIRRRTEFDLKKAEARAHILEGLRIALDHIDEIISLIRSSRTTDEAREGLINRFSLSLEQAQAILDMRLQRLTGLEREKIEAEYNELLARIAEYKAILADEQLVLEIISQELAEINDRFGDERRTEVTIGEDEILDEDLIPREDVVITITHSGYVKRLPVSTYRSQRRGGKGVIGMDTKSDDFVEHLFVSNTHHYLLFFTDKGKVYRLKAYEIPDLSRTARGTPIINLLQIEQGETVNAVIPVEAFDPDCYLFFGTRQGIVKKTPLDDYSNIRRVGLIAINLREDDDLISVKLTDGKQEIIIGTADGMSIRFPESDVRSMGRSATGVKGIALDDDDRVIDLDVVDPEQEVLIVTAKGYGKRTPVSEYRTQSRGGKGIKTLNVTEKNGPIAGLKMVEDGEDLMIMTASGTMIRMNMDTISSMGRNTQGVRLINIRDEDSVATVTRVARSEEIQEEDEEPGEVPAGDEEAGTDSE from the coding sequence ATGGCGGAAGAACAACGTTCTCAAATCAAAGACCGGGATATCGGCACGGAAATGCGCGAGTCGTTCATGGATTATGCCATGAGCATCATCGTCAGCCGCGCGCTGCCGGATGTGCGCGACGGGCTTAAGCCTGTCCACCGCCGCATCCTGTTCGCTATGTCCGAGCTTGGCATGGCCCCGGACAAGCCTTATAAAAAATCAGCCCGGATCGTGGGCGAGGTCATCGGCAAGTATCATCCGCACGGCGACAGCGCCGTGTATGAATCGATGGTCCGGATGGCGCAGGACTTCTCCATGCGCTATATGCTCGTAGACGGTCATGGCAACTTCGGCTCCATCGACGGAGACATGGCGGCTGCCATGCGTTACACCGAAGCCCGCCTGTCCAAGATCGCGATGGAGCTGCTCCGCGACCTGAACAAGGATACGGTCGACTACAATCCCAACTATGACGGCGAGGAAAGGGAGCCGGCCGTATTGCCGGCACGCTTCCCGAACCTGCTCGTCAACGGCGTCTCCGGCATCGCTGTCGGCATGGCGACCAATATCCCGCCGCATAACCTGCGTGAAGTCATCGACGGCGTTCAGGCGCTGATCCGCAACCCGGACATTACGTCCGTGGAGCTGATGGATTACGTCAAAGGCCCGGATTTCCCGACTGCGGGCTTCGTCATGGGCCATTCCGGCATCCGCCAGGCCTATACGACTGGACGCGGCTCCGTAACGATGCGCGCCCGGGCCGAGATCGAAGAGAATGGCGGCAAAGCCCGGATCGTCGTGCATGAATTGCCTTACCAGGTGAACAAGGCCCGGCTTGTCGAGAAGATCGCCGAGCTCGTCCGCGAGAAGAAGATCGAGGGCATCACCGACCTGCGTGACGAGTCCGACCGCAACGGCATGCGCGTCGTCATCGAGCTACGGCGCGACGTCAACCCGAGCGTTACCCTGAACAACCTGTACAAGCATACCCAGATGCAATCGACGTTCGGCATCAATATGCTGGCGCTGGTCAACGGCGAGCCGCGCACCCTTACGCTGCGCGACATGCTGTACCACTATCTGCAGCATCAGATGGTGGTCATCCGCCGCCGCACCGAATTCGACCTTAAAAAAGCGGAAGCGAGAGCGCATATCCTCGAAGGCTTGCGCATCGCGCTTGACCATATCGACGAGATCATCTCGCTGATCCGTTCCTCGCGCACGACCGACGAAGCGCGTGAAGGCCTGATCAACCGCTTCTCCCTCAGCCTGGAGCAGGCCCAAGCGATCCTCGACATGAGGCTGCAGCGCCTGACCGGTCTGGAGCGGGAGAAGATCGAAGCCGAGTACAACGAGCTGCTTGCCCGCATCGCCGAGTACAAGGCCATTCTTGCCGACGAGCAGCTGGTGCTCGAGATCATCAGCCAGGAGCTTGCCGAGATCAACGACCGCTTCGGCGACGAGCGCCGCACGGAAGTGACGATCGGCGAGGACGAGATTCTTGACGAGGACCTGATTCCGCGCGAGGATGTCGTCATTACGATCACCCATTCGGGCTACGTGAAGCGGCTGCCGGTATCGACTTACCGCAGCCAGCGCCGCGGAGGCAAGGGCGTCATCGGCATGGACACCAAGTCCGATGACTTTGTGGAGCATTTGTTCGTCTCGAACACGCACCACTACCTGCTCTTCTTTACCGACAAAGGCAAGGTGTACCGGCTCAAGGCCTACGAGATCCCGGATCTCAGCCGTACGGCCAGAGGAACGCCGATCATCAACCTGCTGCAGATCGAGCAGGGAGAGACGGTCAATGCCGTCATTCCGGTCGAGGCTTTCGATCCTGACTGCTACCTGTTCTTCGGAACGCGCCAGGGCATCGTCAAGAAGACGCCTCTCGACGATTACTCCAATATCCGCCGCGTCGGCTTGATCGCCATCAACCTTCGCGAGGATGACGATCTGATCAGCGTGAAGCTGACGGACGGCAAGCAGGAGATCATCATCGGCACGGCGGACGGCATGTCGATCCGGTTCCCGGAAAGCGATGTGCGCTCCATGGGCCGTTCGGCCACAGGAGTCAAGGGCATCGCTCTCGATGACGACGACCGGGTGATCGACCTCGACGTCGTGGATCCGGAGCAGGAAGTTCTGATCGTTACGGCCAAAGGATACGGCAAGCGGACTCCGGTAAGCGAATACCGGACGCAATCGCGCGGCGGCAAGGGGATCAAGACCTTGAACGTAACGGAGAAAAACGGCCCGATCGCCGGCCTCAAAATGGTGGAAGACGGCGAGGATCTGATGATCATGACCGCATCGGGAACGATGATCCGCATGAACATGGATACGATCTCTTCCATGGGCCGCAACACGCAGGGCGTGCGGCTGATCAACATTCGCGACGAGGACTCGGTCGCTACGGTGACGCGGGTCGCCAGAAGCGAAGAGATTCAGGAAGAAGATGAAGAACCGGGCGAAGTGCCGGCAGGAGACGAAGAGGCCGGTACGGATAGCGAATAG
- a CDS encoding YheC/YheD family protein: MAIQRVMSKQAKTGVLLQSDSLKPYIPDTRTYSRDTLQAMLEQYRMLYVKPDAGMFGNGVIKVQKLDGGYRFQSGTRIRSYASFEGLFAGLEKSRPKRRYVAQQGIDLLKHRRRRFDLRVMVQKNPSGKWETTGIIGRLGHPSKIVTNYHSGGTITPFETLMAGHMDAAAQKGFKDQLRHIGVQTAEQLATRYAGLKEIGLDVAVSTSLKPWILEVNTMPDPYIFRKLKDQGVFRRMRRYAAAYAPKRKSR, from the coding sequence TTGGCCATCCAAAGGGTTATGAGCAAGCAAGCGAAAACGGGGGTGCTGCTCCAGTCGGATTCGCTTAAACCCTACATTCCAGACACAAGGACCTATTCCAGGGACACGCTGCAGGCCATGCTGGAGCAGTACCGGATGCTGTACGTCAAGCCCGACGCGGGCATGTTCGGCAACGGCGTCATCAAGGTCCAGAAGCTCGACGGGGGCTACAGATTCCAAAGCGGGACGAGGATCCGATCCTACGCCAGCTTTGAAGGACTGTTCGCCGGGCTTGAGAAATCCCGCCCCAAAAGAAGATACGTAGCCCAGCAAGGAATCGATCTCCTGAAGCATCGGCGCCGGCGCTTCGACCTGCGGGTCATGGTGCAGAAAAACCCGAGCGGGAAGTGGGAGACGACCGGCATCATCGGCCGGCTCGGACATCCGTCCAAAATCGTCACCAACTACCACAGCGGGGGCACGATCACCCCGTTCGAAACGTTGATGGCAGGCCATATGGACGCTGCCGCTCAGAAGGGGTTCAAGGACCAGTTGCGCCATATCGGCGTCCAGACGGCGGAGCAGCTCGCTACCCGCTATGCCGGCCTCAAGGAAATCGGATTGGACGTTGCGGTGAGCACGAGCCTGAAGCCATGGATTCTCGAGGTCAATACGATGCCGGATCCGTATATATTCCGCAAGCTCAAGGATCAGGGCGTCTTCCGCCGGATGAGGCGTTACGCCGCCGCCTATGCCCCCAAGCGCAAAAGCCGCTGA
- a CDS encoding HD-GYP domain-containing protein: MITVDCAQLKLGDVITQDVLTPLGGVLFHKGRVVTMREMDILTAFMVQQVSVERSGAEAPPAAKSENKPLPHSGLALEYDSMVALLKKAYGQVAGGAALPILELRTGLEKLLSHSRDYQVLRFSPRHVNQEEFYYHSSVLSSLTCYQLAQWAGLPSKDWMQVAMGGLLHDIGNVKVDRTILAKPGILTSTEQEEMKRHTLSGYSLLKGVAALNEGAKLSALQHHERIDGSGYPLGLAAENIHPYAKMVAIADIFHAMTLNKIYRRASSPYLVLEQIQQDAFGKLDPSYVRTFIEKATQFHNGTLVRLSDGRVGEIVFTDRNHSTRPWVSVDSSIVDLSTQRRLHIEEVLS, from the coding sequence TTGATTACGGTCGATTGCGCGCAGTTGAAGCTCGGTGATGTCATAACTCAGGATGTGCTGACTCCCTTGGGGGGCGTTCTGTTCCACAAGGGCCGTGTCGTCACGATGCGCGAAATGGATATTCTGACGGCATTCATGGTGCAGCAGGTTTCCGTTGAACGCAGCGGAGCCGAGGCTCCTCCTGCAGCCAAATCGGAAAACAAGCCTCTTCCGCACAGCGGCCTCGCTCTCGAATACGATTCGATGGTCGCTCTGCTGAAGAAAGCCTATGGACAAGTTGCGGGAGGGGCTGCCCTGCCTATTCTGGAGCTGCGGACCGGTCTGGAGAAGCTGCTCTCCCATTCCAGGGACTATCAGGTTCTCCGTTTCTCCCCAAGGCATGTCAATCAGGAGGAGTTCTACTATCACAGCAGCGTGCTCTCCTCCCTGACCTGCTATCAGCTCGCGCAGTGGGCGGGACTTCCGTCCAAGGATTGGATGCAAGTCGCGATGGGCGGCCTGCTGCACGATATCGGCAACGTGAAGGTGGATCGGACCATACTGGCCAAGCCGGGGATCCTCACTTCAACCGAGCAGGAAGAAATGAAGAGGCACACCCTTAGCGGCTACTCGCTGCTGAAAGGCGTAGCCGCCCTCAATGAGGGGGCGAAGCTGTCCGCCCTTCAGCATCATGAGCGGATCGACGGCAGCGGTTATCCGCTGGGCCTGGCTGCGGAGAACATTCATCCCTACGCCAAGATGGTTGCCATTGCAGATATCTTTCATGCCATGACGCTGAACAAGATCTATCGCCGGGCTTCGTCGCCCTACCTTGTTCTGGAGCAGATTCAGCAGGATGCCTTCGGCAAGCTGGATCCTTCCTATGTGAGGACATTCATCGAGAAAGCGACTCAGTTCCATAATGGCACTCTCGTGAGGCTGAGCGACGGGCGCGTCGGAGAGATCGTCTTCACCGACCGCAACCACAGCACCCGTCCGTGGGTTTCCGTCGACAGCAGCATCGTGGACCTTTCCACCCAGCGCCGGCTTCATATAGAAGAAGTTCTTTCATAA
- the gyrB gene encoding DNA topoisomerase (ATP-hydrolyzing) subunit B, which produces MSTNPQHTYDESQIQVLEGLEAVRKRPGMYIGSTSSKGLHHLVWEVVDNSIDEALAGYCDRITITIHENNSITVTDNGRGIPVGEHPKMKRPTLEVVMTVLHAGGKFGGEGYKVSGGLHGVGISVVNALSELVVVQVSRDGKVYEQEYRRGAPQYDVKIVGDSTSTGTRTLFKPDPEVFTETTVFEYETLQSRVRELAFLNKGIELVLADERTGISNSFKYDGGIIEFVEYLNRNREAVNEKPIYVEGSKDGIQVEVSLQYNDSYSENIYSFANNINTHEGGTHESGFKSALTRIINDYARKSGAIKENNSNLSGEDVREGLTAIISVKIPEPQFEGQTKTKLGNSEVRGIVESFFAEKLQEFLEENPSVARKIVDKGLQASRAREAAKKARELTRRKSALEVSSLPGKLADCSSKDASISELYIVEGDSAGGSAKQGRDRHFQAILPLRGKILNVEKARLDRILSNAEIRAIITALGTGIGDDFDLAKARYHKIIIMTDADVDGAHIRTLLLTFLYRYMRRILEAGYVYIAQPPLFKIERNKVVRYAQSEREREEIMAEFGEGAKINVQRYKGLGEMNASQLWETTMDPESRTMLQVQIEDAIKADIMFDTLMGDNVEPRREFIQQYAKDVKNLDI; this is translated from the coding sequence ATGTCTACGAACCCACAGCATACGTATGACGAGAGCCAGATACAGGTGCTTGAAGGACTGGAAGCGGTCCGCAAGCGTCCGGGTATGTATATCGGCTCCACCAGCAGCAAAGGACTTCACCATCTCGTCTGGGAAGTCGTCGACAACAGCATTGACGAAGCGCTCGCCGGGTATTGCGACCGGATTACGATAACGATTCACGAGAACAACAGCATTACCGTAACGGACAACGGACGGGGAATTCCGGTCGGCGAGCATCCGAAGATGAAGCGCCCTACACTGGAAGTCGTCATGACTGTCCTGCATGCCGGCGGCAAATTCGGCGGAGAAGGCTACAAAGTATCCGGAGGTCTGCACGGTGTCGGCATTTCCGTCGTGAACGCCCTTTCGGAGCTGGTCGTCGTGCAGGTCAGCCGCGACGGCAAGGTCTACGAGCAGGAATACCGCCGCGGCGCTCCTCAGTACGATGTGAAGATCGTCGGGGACAGCACGTCGACGGGAACCAGGACGCTGTTCAAGCCGGATCCGGAGGTGTTCACCGAGACGACCGTGTTCGAATACGAGACGCTGCAATCGCGCGTCCGCGAGCTGGCGTTCCTGAACAAGGGAATCGAGCTTGTCCTTGCCGACGAGCGCACCGGAATCAGCAACAGCTTCAAGTATGACGGCGGCATCATCGAGTTCGTCGAGTACCTCAACCGCAACCGCGAAGCCGTCAACGAGAAGCCGATCTATGTCGAAGGCTCCAAGGACGGCATCCAGGTGGAGGTGTCGCTGCAGTACAACGACAGCTACAGCGAGAACATCTACTCCTTCGCCAACAATATCAACACCCATGAAGGCGGCACCCACGAGTCCGGCTTCAAGAGCGCTCTGACCCGGATCATCAACGACTACGCCCGCAAGAGCGGCGCGATCAAGGAGAACAACTCCAACCTGTCCGGCGAGGACGTGCGCGAGGGCCTGACCGCGATCATCAGCGTCAAGATTCCCGAGCCGCAGTTCGAAGGACAGACCAAGACCAAGCTCGGCAACAGCGAGGTGCGCGGCATCGTAGAGTCGTTCTTCGCCGAGAAGCTGCAGGAGTTCCTGGAAGAGAACCCGTCCGTCGCCCGCAAAATCGTGGACAAGGGACTGCAGGCTTCGCGAGCCCGCGAAGCGGCCAAGAAGGCCCGCGAGCTGACGCGCCGCAAGAGCGCCCTCGAAGTCAGCTCGCTGCCAGGCAAGCTGGCCGACTGCTCCTCCAAGGATGCCAGCATCAGCGAGCTGTACATCGTCGAAGGAGATTCCGCCGGCGGTTCGGCCAAGCAGGGCCGCGACCGGCATTTCCAGGCGATCCTGCCGCTGCGCGGCAAGATCCTCAACGTCGAGAAGGCGCGTCTGGATCGAATCCTCTCCAATGCGGAGATCCGCGCCATCATTACGGCTCTCGGCACCGGAATCGGGGATGATTTCGACCTCGCCAAAGCCCGTTACCACAAAATCATCATCATGACGGACGCCGACGTCGACGGCGCCCACATCCGGACCTTGCTGCTGACGTTCCTTTACCGCTACATGCGCCGTATTCTGGAAGCGGGCTATGTCTACATCGCCCAGCCTCCTCTGTTCAAGATCGAGCGCAACAAGGTCGTTCGTTACGCGCAGTCCGAGCGGGAGCGCGAAGAGATCATGGCCGAGTTCGGCGAAGGAGCCAAGATCAACGTTCAGCGCTACAAAGGCCTCGGCGAGATGAACGCTTCGCAGCTGTGGGAGACGACGATGGATCCCGAGAGCCGGACGATGCTCCAGGTTCAGATCGAGGATGCGATCAAGGCGGACATCATGTTCGACACGCTGATGGGCGACAACGTCGAGCCTCGCCGCGAGTTCATCCAGCAATACGCCAAGGACGTCAAAAACCTGGATATCTGA
- the recF gene encoding DNA replication/repair protein RecF: MFLNEIKLKNYRNYEELELGTSHKVNLFIGPNAQGKTNLLESIFALALTKSHRTSKDRELIGWNGKEASVHGEVEKRYGNVSLDLVYSAQGKKAKINGLEQRKLSGFVGTLNVVMFAPEDLEIVKGTPGIRRRFLDMEIGQVQPGYLHTLQQYAKVLLQRNNYLKSTGPGSVQPAMMEVWNMQLAEHGVKIMRKRQQFIEKLRTWAAAIHSGITAGGEELAVSYRPSFEMEGEQDESVLFDQFMLKLSQVKDQEYRRGVTLAGPHRDDLAFHINGKEAQVFGSQGQQRTTALSLKLAEIELIREEIGEYPLLLLDDVLSELDQHRQTQLIETFQGKVQTFITATGLESVNTSRLSDAGVYRVEGGKVTL; encoded by the coding sequence CGGCACCAGCCATAAGGTCAACCTGTTCATCGGGCCGAACGCACAAGGCAAGACCAATCTGCTGGAGTCCATCTTCGCCTTGGCTCTCACCAAGTCGCATCGGACCTCCAAAGATCGCGAGCTGATCGGCTGGAACGGCAAGGAAGCATCCGTTCATGGAGAAGTGGAGAAGAGATACGGGAACGTGTCGCTGGACCTGGTCTACTCCGCCCAAGGCAAAAAAGCGAAGATCAACGGGCTGGAGCAGCGCAAGCTGAGCGGTTTCGTCGGCACGCTCAATGTGGTGATGTTCGCTCCGGAGGATCTTGAGATCGTCAAAGGGACGCCGGGGATCCGCCGCCGCTTTCTCGATATGGAGATCGGCCAGGTGCAGCCGGGGTACTTGCATACGCTCCAGCAATACGCCAAGGTGCTGCTGCAGCGCAACAACTACCTCAAGTCCACGGGGCCGGGCTCCGTTCAGCCTGCGATGATGGAAGTGTGGAACATGCAGCTGGCGGAGCATGGTGTTAAAATCATGAGAAAAAGGCAACAATTCATAGAGAAGCTCCGGACCTGGGCGGCAGCGATCCATTCCGGCATCACCGCAGGCGGCGAAGAGCTTGCCGTCAGCTACCGCCCTTCCTTCGAAATGGAGGGAGAGCAAGATGAATCTGTTTTATTCGATCAATTTATGTTAAAGTTATCACAGGTAAAAGATCAGGAATATCGCCGCGGAGTGACGCTGGCAGGCCCTCATCGGGACGACCTGGCGTTCCATATCAACGGCAAGGAAGCCCAGGTTTTCGGCTCCCAGGGACAGCAGAGGACGACCGCGCTGTCGCTGAAGCTGGCCGAGATCGAGCTGATCCGGGAGGAGATCGGGGAGTATCCGCTTCTTCTTCTCGACGACGTGCTGTCCGAGCTGGACCAGCACAGGCAGACGCAGCTCATCGAGACCTTCCAGGGAAAAGTGCAGACATTCATAACCGCAACGGGGCTGGAGAGCGTGAACACGAGCCGCTTGTCGGATGCGGGGGTTTACCGGGTTGAGGGCGGCAAGGTAACGTTGTGA
- a CDS encoding extracellular matrix/biofilm biosynthesis regulator RemA family protein, with the protein MYIHLGGEKIIRASELVAIFDISIEQSSKLSKQFVADAKKRKDVETIGEEEPKSIVVTQNRVYYSPISSSTLKKRGHHFAAY; encoded by the coding sequence ATGTACATTCATCTCGGCGGAGAAAAAATTATTCGGGCATCGGAGCTGGTCGCCATCTTCGATATATCCATCGAGCAGTCCTCCAAGCTCTCCAAGCAGTTTGTGGCCGATGCCAAGAAACGCAAGGACGTGGAGACGATCGGCGAAGAGGAGCCCAAATCCATCGTCGTTACCCAGAACCGCGTCTACTACTCCCCTATCTCATCTTCCACGCTGAAGAAGCGCGGACATCATTTCGCGGCTTATTGA